A region of Bicyclus anynana chromosome 17, ilBicAnyn1.1, whole genome shotgun sequence DNA encodes the following proteins:
- the LOC112048054 gene encoding uncharacterized protein LOC112048054, with protein sequence MDMDKNLLLVKMVQKFPCLYKSDSIEYSSRVCTEKAWREVSKEIKISVIECKEKWKNLRYGLLRSLRPTRDGSAKKKYYLHDEMEFLIPYVGTSTKTKKRIANYTEVEELEEFKNEHEDTYENDIDRFDISHDVESNSVIDEDPLRKRVRKDYGEHEKSSNKFEDSRRMFLLSLLPEIADFSENQMKMFRRKIFGLLDEINDMEINFSIIKSEPL encoded by the exons ATGGACATGGATAAAAATTTGTTGCTAGTTAAAATGGTTCAAAAATTCCCCTGCCTGTACAAATCTGATTCGATCGAGTATTCGTCAAGGGTTTGTACTGAAAAGGCCTGGCGTGAAGTTAGTaaggaaataaaaatatcag ttaTCGAATGCAAGGAGAAATGGAAAAACTTGAGATATGGTTTATTACGGAGCTTGAGACCGACAAGAGATGGTTCtgcaaagaaaaaatattacttgcaCGACGAAATGGAGTTCCTTATACCATACGTAGGCACTTCGACAAAGACAAAGAAGAGAATAGCGAATTACACTGAAGTTGAAGAATTAGAAGAGTTCAAAAATGAACACGAAGACActtatgagaatgacattgatAGGTTTGATATATCTCACGATGTAGAAAGCAATAGTGTTATTGACGAAGACCCATTGAGAAAGAGAGTGAGGAAAGATTATGGTGAACATGAGAAAAGTAGTAATAAATTCGAGGATTCGCGAAGGATGTTCCTTCTCAGTTTACTACCGGAAATCGCAGATTTTTCTGAGAATCAAATGAAAATGTTCAGAAGGAAAATTTTCGGACTATTAGACGAAATAAATgatatggaaataaattttagtatCATAAAATCAGAACCTTTATGA
- the LOC112048053 gene encoding tyrosine--tRNA ligase, cytoplasmic, with the protein MENWQEKKNLITRNLQEVLGDEKLTEILKQRDLSLYWGTATTGRPHVAYFVPMSKIADFLKAGCEVTILFADLHAYLDNMKAPWDLLALRTQYYEAAIKAMLTSIGVSLEKLKFVRGTEYQLSKEYTLDVYRMSSVITEHDAKKAGAEVVKQVDHPLLSGLLYPGLQALDEEYLKVDAQFGGVDQRKIFTLAEKYLPNLGYAKRVHLMNPMVPGLTGGKMSASEEDSKIDLLDNPAAVKKKLKKAFCEPGNITENGILSFTKFVIFPLMKADDKFLICRAEAHGGNAEYSNFEDLEAAFAKEEIHPGDLKASVEAAINKLLAPIQEIFKDPKLVELTKKAYPPPSKVKGNLGSAGTDEVTPSKLDIRVGRIVEVSRHPDADALYVEKIDVGESEPRTIVSGLVNFVPIEEMQNRDVVVLCNLKPAKMRGVESKGMVLCASIDEPKQVEPLTPPKDSKPGDRIVIESYETGEPDDVLNPKKKVWEKLQADLKTSEDLLAVWQGNKLVNKVNGNPVTTKSMKNAPIK; encoded by the coding sequence ATGGAAAATTGGCAAGAGAAGAAAAATCTTATAACTCGCAACTTGCAAGAAGTGTTGGGTGATGAAAAACTCACAGAAATTTTGAAACAACGTGACCTCAGTCTTTATTGGGGTACTGCTACCACAGGTCGTCCTCATGTAGCTTATTTCGTCCCCATGTCCAAAATTGCTGACTTTTTAAAAGCAGGATGTGAAGTTACAATTTTGTTTGCTGACTTACATGCTTACTTGGACAATATGAAGGCACCTTGGGATTTGTTAGCCTTACGAACTCAGTATTATGAAGCAGCCATCAAAGCTATGCTAACATCTATTGGAGTttcacttgaaaaattaaagtttgtaaGGGGTACGGAATATCAGCTAAGTAAAGAATACACATTGGATGTGTATCGTATGTCGTCTGTTATTACTGAACATGATGCTAAAAAAGCTGGAGCGGAGGTTGTAAAACAGGTTGATCACCCGCTGTTAAGTGGGCTCTTGTATCCAGGTCTTCAAGCTCTTGATGAAGAGTACTTGAAGGTTGATGCTCAATTTGGTGGAGTGGATCagagaaaaatatttacattggcAGAGAAATATTTACCTAACTTGGGCTATGCGAAAAGAGTACATCTCATGAATCCAATGGTGCCTGGTCTCACAGGAGGAAAGATGTCAGCATCTGAAGAAGACAGCAAAATTGATTTACTTGATAACCCTGCTGCTGTAAAGAAAAAGCTTAAAAAGGCTTTCTGTGAGCCAGGTAACATAACAGAAAATGGAATATTATCTTTCACAAAATTTGTCATATTCCCATTAATGAAAGCTGATGATAAATTTTTGATATGTAGAGCAGAAGCACATGGTGGTAATGCAGAGTATTCTAATTTTGAAGATTTGGAAGCTGCATTTGCAAAGGAGGAAATTCATCCTGGAGATTTGAAAGCATCAGTAGAAGCAGCCATCAATAAGCTTCTGGCACCTATAcaagaaatatttaaagatCCTAAATTAGTAGAACTGACTAAGAAAGCTTATCCACCACCATCAAAAGTTAAGGGAAACTTGGGAAGTGCTGGTACAGATGAAGTAACACCAAGCAAACTTGACATTAGAGTTGGTCGTATCGTAGAAGTGTCAAGACACCCTGATGCTGACGCCCTCTATGTTGAAAAAATAGATGTAGGTGAAAGTGAACCTAGAACTATTGTATCAGGGCTAGTAAACTTTGTGCCTATAGAGGAAATGCAGAATAGAGATGTAGTTGTTTTGTGCAACTTAAAGCCTGCAAAAATGAGAGGAGTTGAATCGAAGGGTATGGTTCTTTGTGCATCTATTGATGAACCAAAACAAGTGGAACCCTTAACCCCACCAAAAGATAGTAAGCCAGGCGACAGAATTGTTATAGAAAGCTATGAAACTGGTGAACCTGATGATGTTTTGAATCCTAAGAAAAAAGTGTGGGAGAAACTACAGGCTGATCTGAAAACATCTGAAGACCTATTAGCTGTATGGCAGggaaataaattagttaacaaagTAAATGGTAATCCAGTCACAACAAAGTCTATGAAAAATGCTCCAATCaagtga